A genomic segment from Glycine soja cultivar W05 chromosome 20, ASM419377v2, whole genome shotgun sequence encodes:
- the LOC114401597 gene encoding probable F-actin-capping protein subunit beta, giving the protein MEAAMGLMRRIPPKHTETALSALLSLMPDNSSDLLSQVDQPLQVLCDVECGKEFILCEYNRDADSYRSPWSNKYHPPLEDGSLPSSELRKLEIEANDIFAIYRDQYYEGGISSVYMWEDDNEGFVACFLIKKDGSKTGQGRRGYLEEGAWDAIHVIEVGPEEEENTNYRLTSTVMLTLTTNNESSGTFSLSGSIRRQMSMKLSVADGHLCNMGRMIEEMESKLRNSLDQVYFGKTREMVCTLRPPSEVAQLRMPDSA; this is encoded by the exons ATGGAAGCTGCGATGGGACTGATGCGGAGGATTCCTCCGAAACACACAGAAACAGCTCTGTCAGCGCTTCTGAGCCTTATGCCTGACAACTCCTCCGATCTCCTCTCTCAAGTCGATCAGCCCCTCCAG GTTCTGTGCGATGTGGAATGCGGCAAGGAGTTCATTTTGTGCGAATACAATAGAGATGCCGACTCTTACAg ATCACCTTGGTCCAATAAATACCATCCACCATTAGAAGATGGGTCCCTCCCTTCTTCAGAGTTGcggaagcttgaaattgaagcaAATGACATATTTGCAATATATCGTGACCA GTATTATGAAGGTGGCATTTCATCAGTTTACATGTGGGAAGATGATAATGAAGGTTTCGTAGCCTGCTTTTTAATAAAGAAAG ATGGCTCAAAGACAGGGCAGGGCCGACGGGGATATTTAGAGGAAGGTGCATGGGATGCTATACATGTTATAGAG gtGGGaccagaggaagaagaaaacaccAATTATCGTTTAACCAGTACAGTTATGCTGACTCTGACTACAAATAATGAGTCATCCGGAACTTTCAGTTTATCTGGTTCAATTAGGCGTCAG atGAGTATGAAGCTATCAGTTGCTGATGGGCATCTTTGTAACATGGGAAGGATGATTGAAGAAATGGAGAGTAAGCTGAGGAACTCACTAGATCAG GTATACTTTGGGAAAACAAGAGAAATGGTTTGCACACTGAGACCACCATCTGAAGTGGCACAGTTGAGAATGCCTGATAGCGCCTGA
- the LOC114402884 gene encoding lignin-forming anionic peroxidase-like: MAYRTSSITSLFVTLVLLGTILCDAQLSSTFYDSACPNALSTIRSVIRSAVSAERRMAASLIRLHFHDCFVQGCDASILLDDSSTIESEKSALQNANSIRGYNIIDQAKSEVEKVCPGVVSCADIVAVAARDASFAVGGPSWTVKLGRRDSTTASKSSATSDLPRFTDDLDTLISKFNNKGLTARDMVTLSGAHTIGQAQCFTFRGRIYNNASDIDAGFASTRQRGCPSVSNDDNDKKLAALDLVTPNSFDNNYFKNLIQKKGLLQSDQVLFSGGSTDSIVSEYSKNPTTFKSDFAAAMIKMGDIEPLTGSAGMIRKICSSVN, from the exons ATGGCGTATAGAACTTCAAGTATCACAAGTTTGTTCGTGACATTGGTGCTGTTAGGCACGATATTATGTGATGCACAATTGTCTTCTACGTTTTATGACAGTGCATGCCCCAATGCACTTAGCACCATAAGATCTGTCATTCGTAGTGCAGTTTCTGCGGAGCGCCGCATGGCTGCTTCTCTCATTCGCCTTCATTTTCACGATTGCTTCGTTCAG GGTTGTGATGCATCAATATTGCTTGATGATAGCTCCACTATCGAGAGCGAAAAGAGTGCACTTCAGAATGCTAACTCAATAAGGGGATATAACATCATCGACCAAGCAAAATCTGAGGTGGAGAAAGTATGTCCCGGGGTTGTGTCATGCGCTGACATTGTAGCAGTAGCAGCACGTGATGCATCATTTGCC gtGGGTGGTCCATCATGGACTGTGAAGCTTGGACGAAGAGATTCTACCACTGCAAGCAAAAGTTCGGCTACTAGTGACCTTCCACGATTCACAGACGATCTTGACACTCTTATCTCTAAATTCAATAATAAGGGTCTCACTGCCAGAGACATGGTTACTCTATCCG GTGCCCACACAATCGGACAAGCTCAATGCTTCACATTTCGTGGAAGGATATACAATAATGCAAGTGACATTGATGCAGGATTTGCTAGCACTCGTCAACGTGGTTGTCCATCCGTCAgtaatgatgataatgataagaaATTGGCAGCACTAGACTTGGTCACACCCAATTCATTTGACAACAACTACTTCAAGAATTTGATTCAGAAGAAGGGTCTTCTTCAATCAGACCAAGTTCTGTTTAGTGGAGGATCTACAGATTCTATTGTCTCCGAATACAGCAAAAATCCTACAACCTTTAAATCCGACTTCGCAGCTGCTATGATAAAAATGGGAGATATTGAACCATTAACTGGTTCAGCTGGAATGATAAGAAAGATTTGCAGTTCTGTCAACTAA